CTTCACAATAGACAAGCCTAAGCCCCAGCCCTCATTATGACTGTTCCTGGATTGTTCGACCTTGTAGTAAGGGTCAAATACATTTTCAAGGTTTTTCTGATCCATTCCACAGCCGTAGTCTGTAATCTCAAACCTTATACCCTTCTGCTTCTTCAGGCTTATATCAATAATTGGAGACTTACTGTACTTGATAGAGTTATCAATAAGGTTAATAACCACCTGTTTAAAGAGATCAGGGTCCACCTTCCAGGTGATATCCTCCAAATCCAATCTGCAGCTTGTGTCATATCTCTTCATTTTGTAGAACATAGAATTACATGCATCTTCAATAAGCTTTTTAAGGTTTGAATCAGACTTATTTAATTCAAAGCTGTAGTTTTTTAGCTTTGAGAGCTCAAGCAGTCGCTCCATCATCTTCAGCATTCTTTTTCCTTCTGAAGTAATATAGAACAAGCTTTTGTCTTTTACCTCCTCATCATTGGTTTTCCATAAAAGCTCTGTATAACCCAGAATGGTGGTGAGGGGGGTGCGGATTTCATGGGTGAAATTATCAAAAAAATACTTCTGCTTTTCTTTTTCATAGCTAAGCTTGGTTATCATGTCCTTTATGCTGTCTGCCATTGAGTTAAATGTCGTTGACAGTTCACCAACCTCATCCTTGGTAACCGCAGGTGCACGGCTTTCAAAATTTCCTTCTGAGAATTGCTTGGTTGCTTCATTCAGCATCTTTATTGGCTTGGTTATCCTATTAGAAATAATAGTGCTGCCCAGCATCAATAGAATTGACAGAAAGACACCGGTAAAAACAAACATTCTTACTGTGTTATTCTTCATATTGTCTGCTTCTGTAAGATCATATATAAAGCCCAGGGAGTAGGAATATCTGTTGCCGATGCTAACAGGTACGGCATAATACAATATTCTATTCTTACCAGGGGTAATTATATACGCCTTTTTCTTACTAAAGGTCTCCTTGATTTCCGGTCTTATTTCTTCTTTGGAGCTTGAAAGCTCCTCAGAATCTCCAAGCAATTCATCACTAGAATATATTTGAACCCTGCATTTTACTAAATCCTTAAGCACAGAGGCAAGGTAGTTGGCACTTGTATTCATAACAGAAGGGACTTCAAAATCGTTAGGAGCTTTGCTAAGCGCATATTGCTCAATATAAATTGCTGAGTAATTGCCTTGGGTTTCCAGATATTTAAGGGCGGTACGAAGATTGTAATTATCTGTTATCTGAGTAATTATAGTTCCTAATATTATGAGCATGAAAAAAAGAGCACTCATGTTTAGTGCAATAATTTTATGCTTCAGCTTCATACTTGAACCTCAAATTTATAGCCTATACCGAATACTGTTTTTATAAAGAAGTTGTACTTACCTAGCTTCTTGCGCAGTCTCTGCACATGCATGTCCACAGTTCTGCTGTCACCGATGTATTCAAACTTCCATACTAATTCAAGAAGGTTTTCTCTGGAAAAAACCTTTCTCTGATTCTCGCATAAGACCAGTAGAAGGTCATATTCCTTTGGGGTTAACACGATTTCTTCATTATCGATATATACTTGCCTTTCAGAGGTATTGACTACTATGGGACCCAATTCTATATTTGTATCTTCTTTAACAACGGATTTGTTAATTCGCCTGAGGACGGTTTTTATCCTGGCGGATAATTCCCTGCTGTCGAAGGGCTTGGTGATATAGTCATCGGCACCTAGCTCAAGACCAAACAGCTTGTCCTTGATATCATTTTTTGCAGTAAGCATTATTATGGGGATACTGAGATTCTGGAGCTTCTTACATACTTCAAAGCCGCTGATATCGGGAAGCATGATGTCAAGTATTATCAGGTCGGGTGCAAATGTAGGTGCGGCCATGAGTGCTTGCTGGCCGGTATAGCAAGTACAAGTATCGAAGCCTTCCAATTCAAGATTTATCTTTATAAGATCAACAATTGCCGGCTCGTCATCAACTATAAGGACTTTCAATAGAATCACCTGCCTAATATTTTTCGTGAAATTGCGGTTTATACTAATTTTATCATAAAACTACTGTAGTGTTGTATATATTTTGTAACTTCATTATCTTTCTATGGTGGCAAATTCTTCTTTTATCCGTTTCAGGAGCTCTTTGTCTGTCAATACATCGTAGCCGGTAAGGGCAAGAGCGCAAGAACCTTTGACCAGAGCATCATGGGCTCTTTCCGTCAAAGTCGCATCTCTGAATTCAGATGTATGACCTACGAGGCTGGTATCCGATATGGATATGTAAGGGTGAATTGCAGGAACCACATAGCTTACATTGCCCATGTCCAAAGAACCGTAGCTTGATCTTTCAGGATGTATTTCATTTATGCCGGCAAGCTTGAGGTTTTCTATGAAGGCCTTGGAAAGACTTTGATTTGTATTCATGTCATCATAGGAAATCTCATAGTTGCTTATTTCCAAGTCGGCATCAGTCATAAGAGCAGCTCCCCTGGCTATGTTCTTTACTTTTTCATTTATTTCCTTGAGATATTTCTTCTTTCCGGCTCTTACATAGAATTGTGCAATTGCTTTGTCAGGCACTACATTGGCAGCTTTTCCGCCTTCCTTTATTATTCCGTGTATCCGTACATCAGATGTAACGTGCTGTCTTAAGGAATTTATTCCGTTAAAGGTGAGTATGACAGCATCCAATGCATTGATACCTTTATGAGGAGAGGAGGCTGCATGACTTGCCCTGCCGGTAAAGTCGAACTGTAATGCATCCATTGCCAGAGAACTGCCACTTTCATAGGTTTTATCCTCAGGATGCAATATCATCGCTACATCAATGTCCTTAAATACACCCTTTTTGGCCATGTCCACCTTAGCCCCGTCGGTTTCCTCGGCGGGGGTACCAAGTACTACGATACGACCTCCTGTTTTTTCAAGAACCTTGCTGAGACCGACAGCAGCGCCACAGCTCATGGTGCCTATCATATTGTGGCCACAGCCATGACCTATACCAGGCAAGGAATCATATTCACAAAGAAAGGCTACTGTGGGTCCGGCCTTTCCGCTATTATATTCTGACTTAAATGCTGTGGGTTTGCCGATGATATTTGTTTCTACTGAGAATCCTTGAGCTTTAAGAAAGGAGGTCAGCTTTTCAACTGCCAAAAACTCCTGATTACCCAATTCCGGGTTGTTGCCAATATAGTCACTTATTTCAGATAGCTGTTCTCTAAGAGCATGGATTTCTTTTTCAATAATATTCTTCATTATTATTCCCTTTCATGGATACTATTTTGTGTATATTATTTGTATAATCATTGTTATAGATACTTAAAATTTTGCTTCGTTATATTTAGATGAGGATGAAATTTGATGTAGAAATAATCGTTAATAAGAGGTAAAATAG
The genomic region above belongs to Dehalobacter sp. and contains:
- a CDS encoding response regulator transcription factor, with the protein product MKVLIVDDEPAIVDLIKINLELEGFDTCTCYTGQQALMAAPTFAPDLIILDIMLPDISGFEVCKKLQNLSIPIIMLTAKNDIKDKLFGLELGADDYITKPFDSRELSARIKTVLRRINKSVVKEDTNIELGPIVVNTSERQVYIDNEEIVLTPKEYDLLLVLCENQRKVFSRENLLELVWKFEYIGDSRTVDMHVQRLRKKLGKYNFFIKTVFGIGYKFEVQV
- a CDS encoding M20 family metallopeptidase; this encodes MKNIIEKEIHALREQLSEISDYIGNNPELGNQEFLAVEKLTSFLKAQGFSVETNIIGKPTAFKSEYNSGKAGPTVAFLCEYDSLPGIGHGCGHNMIGTMSCGAAVGLSKVLEKTGGRIVVLGTPAEETDGAKVDMAKKGVFKDIDVAMILHPEDKTYESGSSLAMDALQFDFTGRASHAASSPHKGINALDAVILTFNGINSLRQHVTSDVRIHGIIKEGGKAANVVPDKAIAQFYVRAGKKKYLKEINEKVKNIARGAALMTDADLEISNYEISYDDMNTNQSLSKAFIENLKLAGINEIHPERSSYGSLDMGNVSYVVPAIHPYISISDTSLVGHTSEFRDATLTERAHDALVKGSCALALTGYDVLTDKELLKRIKEEFATIER
- a CDS encoding HAMP domain-containing histidine kinase encodes the protein MKLKHKIIALNMSALFFMLIILGTIITQITDNYNLRTALKYLETQGNYSAIYIEQYALSKAPNDFEVPSVMNTSANYLASVLKDLVKCRVQIYSSDELLGDSEELSSSKEEIRPEIKETFSKKKAYIITPGKNRILYYAVPVSIGNRYSYSLGFIYDLTEADNMKNNTVRMFVFTGVFLSILLMLGSTIISNRITKPIKMLNEATKQFSEGNFESRAPAVTKDEVGELSTTFNSMADSIKDMITKLSYEKEKQKYFFDNFTHEIRTPLTTILGYTELLWKTNDEEVKDKSLFYITSEGKRMLKMMERLLELSKLKNYSFELNKSDSNLKKLIEDACNSMFYKMKRYDTSCRLDLEDITWKVDPDLFKQVVINLIDNSIKYSKSPIIDISLKKQKGIRFEITDYGCGMDQKNLENVFDPYYKVEQSRNSHNEGWGLGLSIVKEIIEKHGGNIEISSIPGEGTKIVITIA